Proteins from a single region of Trichoderma asperellum chromosome 3, complete sequence:
- a CDS encoding uncharacterized protein (EggNog:ENOG41), translated as MASIFQPVRQNGTNPSTASKVLHPNIYTPNPKVVSAKGSYIILDNGSKILDASGGPGVVCIGHGNTEVRDAVVAQMDRLSYCHSLTFANEAAEDLAREIVDSTNGVMARATIMCSGSEAVEAGLKLARQYFVDKGEMQRVHFIARKGAFHGTTLSSLALTAKAAVQKPFEPIMLNDNVSFVSMPNLYRGMHPGETEAHYVDRLARELDEEFERIGPSRVCAFVAETASGTSMGCLTAPSGYFKAVREICDKHSVLLILDEVFCGMGRTGSMHAWEQEDVYPDIQTVAKGLAAGYAPISMLLMNQRIVDTIQAGSGFFNHGHTYSSHAVACAAALAVQRIIKRDNLLQNIQTTGDCLGRGLRAALGDHPHVGNIRGRGLMWAVEFVNDRKTKEPFPLKERVASRIKSAGLKDPWNIALNAGMGTADTIAGDHITITPPYNITVEEVELIIDRIKGVVEEVLGSKP; from the exons ATGGCCTCCATATTCCAGCCTGTTCGGCAAAATGGCACCAACCCATCAACTGCCAGCAAAGTGCTTCATCCCAACATCTACACGCCGAACCCCAAAGTCGTTTCAGCAAAAGGCAGTTATATAATTCTAGACAATGGCTCGAAGATCTTAGATGCAAGTGGGGGCCCTGGTGTGGTTTGCATCGGCCATGGCAACACTGAAGTAAGAGATGCCGTTGTCGCCCAAATGGATCGGCTCTCTTATTGCCACAGTTTGACGTTCGCCAacgaagcagctgaagaCCTAGCTAGAGAGATTGTGGATTCAACTAATGGAGTGATGGCTAGAGCTACTATTATGTGTTCAG GCTCTGAGGCCGTCGAGGCAGGTTTGAAGCTCGCGAGACAATACTTTGTCGATAAAGGAGAGATGCAGAGGGTGCATTTCATTGCACGCAAAGGCGCTTTCCACGGCACAACTCTGAGTTCTTTGGCACTGACAGCAAAGGCAGCGGTGCAGAAACCGTTTGAACCCATCATGTTGAACGACAACGTCTCTTTTGTTTCAATGCCTAACCTCTATCGGGGAATGCATCCTGGCGAGACAGAGGCTCACTACGTTGACCGGCTTGCAAGGGAACTAGATGAAGAGTTTGAGCGCATAGGGCCCAGTAGGGTCTGCGCATTTGTTGCGGAAACCGCATCTGGCACC TCTATGGGTTGTCTCACCGCGCCGTCGGGATATTTCAAGGCAGTTAGAGAGATATGTGATAAACACTCGGTACTCCTAATCCTTGATGAAGTCTTCTGTGGTATGGGTCGAACTGGATCAATGCACGCGTGGGAGCAGGAGGACGTGTATCCTGATATCCAAACCGTCGCCAAGGGCCTTGCGGCGGGGTATGCTCCCATTTCTATGCTCCTCATGAACCAGAGAATTGTCGATACTATTCAAGCCGGTTCTGGCTTCTTCAATCACGGGCACACATATAGCTCTCATGCTGTAGCTTGTGCCGCTGCGTTAGCCGTCCAGCGTATCATCAAGCGAGACAATCTCCTCCAGAACATTCAGACGACCGGAGATTGTTTAGGAAGAGGGCTGAGGGCAGCTTTGGGTGATCATCCACACGTCGGTAATATCAGAGGTCGAGGACTCATGTGGGCAGTGGAGTTTGTGAACGACCGTAAGACAAAAGAGCCGTTCCCTCTAAAGGAACGCGTCGCAAGTCGCATAAAGTCTGCGGGATTGAAGGATCCGTGGAACATTGCACTCAACGCAGGTATGGGCACGGCGGATACCATTGCTGGCGATCACATTACGATTACACCGCCTTACAACATTACtgtggaagaagttgaaTTGATCATCGATCGTATAAAGGGGGTAGTAGAAGAGGTTCTCGGCTCAAAGCCTTAG
- a CDS encoding uncharacterized protein (EggNog:ENOG41) — protein MLSFRDANAWRDIYQIRPKRKLLTKDPYVMSPGSEGAYNIITSFDPAEHARFRERLNPGFSTRAFRGQELMVMTHVDELIEKLRAKCSSEEAQDMVKWPALLYFDIVADLIFGKNLGNVEGEHPHPWLDGLFGSTMRLITYFNAARQFPHLTPFLKLFFPKDLMDQQVKHAAFTRDSVDERMQLKEGKASNSHDFMSYILPYDEATTHMSMAEIRSTYGTLMIAGSENVSTTASFTIYHLLKNPDALRKATEEVRQSCKRDEDITFTSIGGMKYLSGVVNESMRLNPAAPTTQSRVVPKGGVAVSGNLVPEGARVGAPPYCINHHAEFFKDPESFLPERWTDDPRFSSDQPQVFHPFQLGPRACAGKSIALAEIQLLIAKILFHFDISLDKSCAEWSKDMKIFHLWQLRPLLVHFSIRQG, from the exons ATGCTCTCCTTCCGCGATGCAAACGCCTGGAGAGACATCTACCAGATCCGGCCCAAGAGGAAGTTGCTCACCAAAGATCCATACGTTATGTCACCTGGTAGCGAAGGTGCATACAACATTATAACGAGCTTTGATCCCGCAGAGCATGCAAGGTTTCGAGAACGGTTGAACCCGGGCTTCTCGACGCGGGCGTTTCGAGGGCAAGAGCTTATGGTCATGACGCATGTTGATGAGCTTATCGAGAAGCTTCGGGCCAAGTGCAGCAGCGAGGAGGCACAAGATATGGTGAAATGGCCTGCTTTATTGTACTTTGACATCGTTGCAGATTTGATCTTTGGGAAAAACCTTGGCAACGTAGAAGGTGAACACCCACATCCATGGCTCGACGGCCTGTTCGGAAGCACGATGCGCCTCATCACGTATTTCAACGCGGCACGACAGTTCCCGCATCTCACCCCGTTCTTGAAGCTTTTCTTTCCAAAGGATTTGATGGACCAGCAAGTCAAACATGCAGCTTTCACCCGGGATAGTGTCGATGAGAGAATGCAACTCAAGGAAGGCAAGGCTTCAAATAGTCACGACTTTATGAGTTACATACTCCCATACGACGAAGCAACAACCCATATGAGCATGGCTGAAATTCGTTCCACTTACGGTACGCTGATGATCGCCGGTAGTGAAAATGTATCAACAACAGCATCGTTTACAATATATCACTTACTCAAGAATCCTGACGCTCTTCGCAAAGCCACAGAGGAAGTGCGACAAAGTTGTAAGCGTGACGAGGACATCACGTTTACCTCGATTGGTGGGATGAAGTACCTATCTGGTGTTGTTAATGAGTCGATGCGCCTCAacccagcagctccaacgaCACAGTCGAGAGTTGTGCCCAAGGGTGGCGTTGCTGTCTCGGGTAACCTGGTGCCCGAAGGC GCTAGAGTAGGAGCGCCACCCTATTGCATTAACCACCATGCagaattttttaaagaccCCGAGTCTTTCCTTCCGGAACGATGGACGGATGACCCTCGGTTCTCATCTGACCAGCCGCAAGTATTCCACCCATTTCAGCTTGGCCCGAGAGCCTGTGCAGGAAAAAG CATCGCATTGGCAGAAATCCAGCTGCTTATTGCAAAAATACTATTCCACTTTGACATTTCCCTGGACAAATCATGCGCAGAATGGTCCAAAGATATGAAAATCTTTCATCTATGGCAGCTTCGACCCCTTCTCGTCCATTTCAGTATACGTCAGGGTTGA
- a CDS encoding uncharacterized protein (EggNog:ENOG41) → MYDLEWDTKYVFSDASVSSNVESTRNASRIPELLESDVESPRDPKEYSIKHVESGMKQPNENASLTERLEYLVGVVHRLAFDDLESVMSKYYTSDFRPFPRLASLQRLSRNRKLPTVLSDLRASAMSWSEWEAQGYKSEIVRSAESILAAERKKLVSPLMLQQFMESYEKHDLPEKSKGESPNSALLIATLQQEVNCLGKFYEGRDMR, encoded by the coding sequence ATGTATGATTTGGAATGGGACACTAAATATGTCTTTTCAGATGCCAGCGTCTCATCCAATGTAGAGTCTACTAGAAATGCCTCGCGTATACCAGAGCTTCTCGAGTCAGACGTTGAGTCTCCGAGAGATCCCAAGGAGTACAGCATAAAGCATGTCGAGTCTGGAATGAAGCAGCCTAACGAGAATGCATCACTCACTGAACGGCTAGAATATCTTGTCGGGGTCGTGCATCGATTGGCGTTTGACGACCTAGAGAGCGTGATGTCCAAGTACTATACCTCAGACTTTCGTCCTTTTCCCAGACTCGCTAGCCTGCAGCGCCTAAGTCGGAACCGCAAGTTGCCTACAGTCTTATCAGACTTGAGAGCGAGCGCGATGTCTTGGTCTGAGTGGGAGGCACAGGGGTACAAGAGCGAGATTGTACGGTCTGCCGAGAGCATATTAGCAGCTGAGAGGAAAAAGCTGGTGTCGCCCCTCATGCTCCAGCAATTCATGGAAAGTTACGAGAAACATGACCTACCggagaaaagcaaaggagaAAGTCCAAATTCAGCTTTGCTTATTGCTACTCTCCAGCAAGAGGTTAATTGCCTTGGGAAATTTTATGAGGGGAGGGATATGCGCTGA
- a CDS encoding uncharacterized protein (EggNog:ENOG41) yields MEPSALHQSTSAESLTPAPYGRACVACSRAKCKCFYRSDGSGCERCHRLAKACEQPISIRKRRARRAPSRLAHSPPHRNLLEEKLDSVISLLRSQASAKQPVERILEARPSTDDTPSTMRSPDDPILPSIARGPEVVIDTTESVVHLFRPTETPNDPPSMALSPVSPIALDIPLDSITKWEAEEQLATFRRAFIPMFPFINIPTTISAFDLRREKPFVWLVIMALTTKVVSRQFDLADHIWKIISRRVLCEQYANLDLLLGIICFSSWSHHFKKDKPFMTMLTQMAVSMAFELDLHCGTSPRGRPSRLTAHQTSARPDRTMEERRTFAALFHLTSATWAGYRKTYPLDWTPYLEDCARTLSQGTQTSLDILLATQIRCQLITNRITCLVTENAESGGLNPPSRMLYLVLLRQLDDIRQNLPAQFQSERVTLSYLLSTELKIKEFFLRRSESSNQHNGTHIQRFQDLESALIGIEHLLALFGNLALPDWVGITVDNFTQLTHCLVVLFKLNTLNEPGWDLIETRKRADVIRILDHYSERAERALEMAGIVENDGLNRGLLNKAPHFFKTVKMLMWTEMTKNMAHLNLEKDITEVFPRSAEDTTISDDFMMSLVQEPWLSDLMEDSWDCIYTNT; encoded by the exons ATGGAGCCCAGCGCACTCCACCAATCAACTTCAGCAGAGTCACTGACACCAGCGCCATATGGACGTGCATGCGTGGCATGTTCCCGAGCCAAATGCAAATGTTTCTATCGGTCTGATGGTTCTGGATGTGAGAG GTGTCATCGTCTAGCCAAGGCTTGTGAACAGCCGATATCTATACGTAAGCGCAGAGCTCGAAGGGCTCCCTCTCGGTTAGCGCATTCGCCGCCACATCGTAATTTgctggaagagaagctggaCAGCGTGATATCCCTTTTGCGCTCGCAGGCGTCCGCCAAACAGCCCGTCGAACGAATCCTTGAAGCTAGGCCCAGTACTGACGATACCCCATCAACAATGAGATCGCCAGACGATCCTATCCTTCCATCGATTGCGCGTGGCCCAGAGGTCGTTATTGACACGACTGAAAGCGTCGTTCATCTATTTCGGCCTACCGAGACCCCAAATGACCCACCATCGATGGCGCTTAGTCCTGTATCACCAATTGCGCTTGATATACCTCTTGATAGTATCACGAAGTGGGAGGCTGAGGAGCAATTAGCAACATTTCGTCGTGCTTTTATCCCCATGTTTCCATTCATTAATATTCCAACCACAATATCTGCTTTCGATTTACGTAGGGAGAAACCTTTCGTTTGGCTTGTCATCATGGCGTTGACTACAAAAGTCGTTTCGAGACAATTCGATCTTGCAGACCATATTTGGAAAATCATATCGCGACGGGTCCTGTGTGAACAATATGCAAATTTGGATCTCCTTCTCGGCATAATTTGCTTTTCCTCTTG GTCGCATCactttaaaaaagacaagCCCTTCATGACTATGCTTACCCAGATGGCTGTGTCGATGGCTTTCGAACTCGACCTACACTGTGGAACATCACCACGTGGCAGACCTAGCCGTCTAACAGCCCACCAGACATCCGCAAGACCTGATCGGACCATGGAGGAACGTCGCACATTCGCTGCACTATTTCATCTTACTTCTGC TACGTGGGCAGGGTATAGGAAAACGTATCCACTCGATTGGACGCCGTATCTGGAGGATTGTGCTCGAACTTTGAGCCAAGGTACTCAGACGAGCCTCGACATTCTTTTAGCGACTCAAATAAGATGCCAATTAATCACAAATCGGATTACTTGTCTCGTAACCGAGAATGCGGAAAGCGGAGGCCTGAACCCACCGTCTAGAATGCTATATTTGGTGTTGCTTAGGCAGCTTGATGATATCAGGCAAAACTTACCTGCACAGTTTCAATCAGAGA GAGTCACACTGTCTTATCTACTCAGCACAGAGCTGAAAATAAAGGAATTCTTCCTCAGACGCAGCGAAAGCAGCAATCAACATAATGGAACTCACATTCAAAGATTTCAAGACCTCGAGTCGGCTCTAATCGGCATTGAGCATCTACTGGCTTTGTTTGGCAATCTGGCACTCCCTGACTGGGTTGGAATCACAGTTGACAACTTCACCCAACTCACTCACTGCCTCGTGGTCCTTTTCAAGCTCAACACGCTCAACGAACCTGGCTGGGACCTAATCGAAACTAGGAAACGCGCTGATGTGATTCGAATTCTTGATCATTATTCCGAGAGAGCCGAACGCGCCTTGGAAATGGCCGGGATAGTGGAGAATGACGGGCTGAACAGAGGACTGTTGAACAAAGCGCCGCATTTTTTTAAGACGGTCAAGATGTTGATGTGGACAGAGATGACTAAAAACATGGCCCATTTAAACCTCGAGAAAGATATTACTGAAGTGTTTCCTAGGTCAGCTGAGGATACTACGATTTCGGATGATTTTATGATGAGTTTGGTCCAAGAGCCGTGGCTCTCTGACTTAATGGAGGATTCGTGGGATTGTATTTATACTAATACATAA
- a CDS encoding uncharacterized protein (EggNog:ENOG41): protein MPFTKPLSIASDGYASQTAWRDIQKFLPERLHFTTEHCPVEEWWEHKGYKLHLDRWRNAAAKIRLILHHGVGTNGRQMSMILGVPLHKAGFELVAIDMPGYGCTEAPSGQVWSYDDWVQLSSDFMDRELEADPRPIVLYGLSAGGMLAYHSAALNQKVKGIIGMTFLDQRIQQVADTTARNIVLSRVGLPLTRAANATCFARTKIPMSLASKMSTLVNNDDALQIFLNDSTSAGSAASMHFLATYSQYKPAIEPEAFDLCPVLLTQPSLDRWTPLELSELFLSRITKVPVKTVELEKAGHYPLEEPGLQQMADAIVEFLNGLKL, encoded by the coding sequence atgccTTTCACAAAGCCTCTCAGCATCGCTTCCGATGGTTATGCTTCACAAACAGCCTGGCGCGACATTCAGAAATTTCTTCCCGAAAGACTTCATTTCACGACTGAACATTGCCCTGTGGAAGAATGGTGGGAACACAAAGGATACAAACTACATCTGGATCGATGGCGTAacgcagcagccaagattCGGTTGATCCTGCACCATGGCGTTGGAACCAATGGCCGCCAAATGTCGATGATTCTCGGAGTACCCCTGCACAAGGCCGGCTTCGAGCTTGTTGCCATCGACATGCCTGGCTACGGCTGTACGGAGGCGCCTAGTGGCCAAGTTTGGTCATACGATGATTGGGTTCAGCTATCGAGCGATTTCATGGACCGCGAACTGGAGGCAGACCCGCGGCCCATTGTTCTCTACGGTCTGAGTGCCGGTGGAATGCTGGCCTACCATTCTGCCGCTCTCAACCAGAAGGTCAAAGGCATCATTGGCATGACTTTTCTCGACCAGCGCATTCAGCAAGTCGCCGACACTACCGCAAGAAACATTGTCCTGAGCCGTGTTGGATTGCCCCTCACTCGCGCTGCCAACGCAACATGTTTCGCACGTACCAAGATACCCATGTCGCTCGCAAGCAAAATGTCGACGCTGGTAAACAACGACGATGCCTTACAGATTTTCCTGAACGACAGCACTTCAGCAGGTTCAGCAGCCTCGATGCATTTCTTGGCAACTTACTCTCAATACAAACCGGCGATAGAGCCAGAAGCCTTTGACTTGTGTCCCGTGCTCTTAACCCAGCCTTCGCTGGACCGATGGACACCTTTGGAGCTGAGTGAACTGTTCCTGTCTCGTATTACCAAGGTGCCTGTGAAGACTGTGGAACTTGAAAAGGCGGGTCATTATCCCCTCGAGGAACCTGGACTGCAGCAAATGGCAGATGCTATTGTCGAATTTTTAAACGGGTTGAAACTGTAA
- a CDS encoding uncharacterized protein (EggNog:ENOG41), whose amino-acid sequence MPTSSTHAICGDSIVANEPLAATDNVAQADARPRVPDDLSYSLNRFLDKSKETAHGCQRPPLGFGKVQCDAEAEIEAETRTRRELRAFDVQFFGARSAGKQAH is encoded by the exons ATGCCTACCTCATCTACACACGCGATTTGCGGTGACAGCATTGT AGCCAACGAACCTCTGGCTGCCACCGATAATGTTGCACAAGCCGATGCCCGTCCTCGCGTTCCTGACGACCTGAGCTATAGCCTGAATCGTTTTCTTGACAAAAGCAAGGAGACAGCACACGGTTGTCAGCGTCCACCACTGGGGTTTGGCAAGGTGCAGTGCGACGCTGAAGCAGAGATTGAAGCGGAAACCCGCACACGCAGAGAGTTGCGCGCCTTTGATGTCCAATTCTTTGGTGCAAGGTCGGCTGGTAAACAAGCGCATTGA
- a CDS encoding uncharacterized protein (EggNog:ENOG41), with product MLNGSDSASNPASAASKGDSQRARLHCADNINRFLVDQDQCAPVGLGPVQTQDETKAAGEARASANISAFNRQFGCGNTPPGTKSTQK from the exons ATGCTCAATGGCAGCGACAG TGCGAGCAACCCCGCCTCAGCTGCTAGCAAGGGCGACTCCCAACGCGCCCGTCTCCACTGTGCCGATAACATCAATCGCTTCCTGGTCGATCAGGATCAATGCGCCCCAGTTGGCCTTGGGCCTGTTCAGACACAAGACGAGACCAAAGCTGCGGGTGAAGCTCGCGCATCGGCAAATATTAGTGCTTTTAATAGGCAGTTTGGCTGTGGCAATACGCCCCCAGGGACTAAGTCTACGCaaaaataa